A single Alcanivorax borkumensis SK2 DNA region contains:
- the aceE gene encoding pyruvate dehydrogenase (acetyl-transferring), homodimeric type: MQKRSFFDDVDPAETREWLEALESVVEREGPERAAWLLDVITNEAQEQGVYRTHLNTPYLNTIAPKDEAAIPGDMFMERRIRSLIRWNAMATVMRANIDNDDELGGHIASFASSATLYDVGFNHFFRAPSEENEGDLVFFQGHSAPGVYARAYLEGRISEEQLDNFRREVDGKGLSSYPHPWLMPDFWQFPTVSMGLGPIQAIYQAHIMKYLQNRELIQQDNRKVWAFLGDGEMDEPESLGALGLAGREKLDNLVFVVNCNLQRLDGPVRGNGKIIQELEGVFRGAGWNVIKVVWGRLWDPLLEKDSEGLLRRRMEECVDGEYQAYKKNGGAYTREHFFGENPELKKLVEHMSDDDVYRLNRGGHDPFKVYAAYHEAVNHTGQPTVILAKTVKGYATGAGEAVNKAHQMKKLDLESLKDFRDRFDMPFTDEQLEDVPYYRPADDSPELRYMKEQRDKLGGYMPVRRRKASQQLTIPGLDVFANFLEGSGDREISTTMAFVRMMSTLIKDKQIGDRVVPIVPDEARTFGMEGLFRQLGIYSSGGQKYEPEDAGQIMYYREEKKGRILEEGINEAGAMSGWLAAATSYSVHNFTLIPFYIYYSMFGFQRVGDLAWAAGDSQARGFLLGATAGRTTLNGEGLQHQDGHSHILSSTVPNCVSYDPTYSYELAVILQDGLRRMYEDNERVFYYLTLMNENYIHGAMPEGAEEGIRKGMYLLREGKAKTKKSPKVQLLGSGTILREVEAAAELLREDFDVAADVWSVTSFNELRREGLKMDRDEMLNPEEERPANWVEKCLDGRSGPVIASTDYMRAYADQIRPWVNAPYTVLGTDGFGRSDSRQKLRHFFEVDRYFVVLAALNALRKEGKVEVGLVKQAIEKYGIDTDKPYPVMH; encoded by the coding sequence ATGCAAAAACGTAGTTTTTTTGATGACGTTGATCCGGCAGAAACCCGAGAGTGGCTCGAAGCCCTAGAATCGGTGGTCGAGCGCGAGGGCCCGGAGCGAGCAGCCTGGTTACTCGACGTCATTACCAACGAAGCCCAAGAGCAGGGCGTTTATCGTACCCACCTCAATACGCCATACCTGAATACGATTGCCCCCAAAGACGAAGCCGCCATTCCCGGTGACATGTTCATGGAGCGCCGCATTCGCTCTCTGATCCGTTGGAATGCCATGGCCACAGTCATGCGAGCGAACATCGATAACGATGATGAGCTGGGTGGGCATATTGCTTCCTTTGCCTCCTCGGCCACGCTTTATGATGTGGGGTTTAACCATTTCTTCCGTGCCCCCAGTGAAGAAAACGAGGGCGACTTGGTGTTCTTTCAGGGACATTCGGCACCGGGCGTGTACGCGCGGGCCTACTTGGAAGGGCGTATCAGTGAAGAGCAGTTGGATAATTTCCGCCGAGAAGTGGATGGTAAAGGGCTTTCGTCTTACCCGCACCCTTGGCTGATGCCGGACTTTTGGCAATTCCCCACTGTATCCATGGGGCTGGGGCCGATTCAGGCCATTTATCAGGCCCATATCATGAAGTACCTGCAGAATCGGGAATTAATCCAGCAGGATAACCGCAAAGTGTGGGCATTTCTTGGTGACGGAGAAATGGACGAGCCCGAGTCCCTCGGCGCTCTTGGCCTGGCAGGCCGAGAGAAGCTGGATAACCTGGTGTTTGTGGTGAATTGTAATCTGCAGCGACTGGATGGCCCGGTGCGCGGTAATGGCAAGATCATTCAGGAACTGGAAGGTGTGTTCCGTGGTGCGGGCTGGAATGTTATCAAGGTCGTGTGGGGGCGTTTGTGGGATCCGTTGTTGGAAAAAGACAGCGAGGGCCTGTTGCGCCGCCGCATGGAAGAATGTGTGGACGGCGAGTATCAGGCGTATAAGAAAAATGGCGGGGCTTATACCCGCGAACACTTTTTCGGTGAGAATCCGGAGCTAAAGAAACTGGTTGAGCACATGAGTGACGACGATGTGTATCGACTGAACCGGGGTGGCCACGACCCGTTCAAGGTGTATGCGGCCTATCATGAAGCGGTGAACCATACGGGTCAGCCGACGGTGATTCTGGCCAAAACGGTTAAAGGCTACGCCACCGGTGCCGGTGAAGCGGTGAACAAGGCTCACCAAATGAAGAAACTGGACTTGGAGAGCCTGAAGGATTTCCGAGACCGTTTCGATATGCCGTTCACCGATGAACAGCTAGAAGATGTTCCCTATTATCGTCCAGCGGATGATTCCCCGGAGCTGCGTTACATGAAGGAGCAGCGCGACAAATTGGGTGGTTACATGCCTGTGCGTCGACGCAAAGCGAGTCAGCAGTTAACCATCCCTGGGCTGGATGTATTTGCCAACTTTCTGGAAGGGAGTGGTGACCGTGAAATTTCCACTACCATGGCCTTTGTGCGCATGATGAGCACCCTGATCAAGGATAAGCAGATTGGTGATCGGGTGGTGCCTATTGTGCCCGATGAAGCACGCACCTTTGGTATGGAGGGTCTGTTCCGCCAACTAGGTATTTATTCCTCTGGGGGGCAAAAATACGAACCCGAAGATGCCGGCCAGATTATGTATTACCGGGAAGAAAAGAAGGGCCGAATTCTTGAAGAAGGGATCAATGAGGCCGGCGCCATGTCCGGCTGGCTTGCTGCAGCTACCAGTTATAGCGTTCATAATTTTACCCTGATTCCGTTCTATATCTATTACTCCATGTTCGGCTTTCAGCGGGTGGGCGACCTGGCCTGGGCAGCAGGGGATTCACAGGCACGGGGTTTTCTATTGGGGGCCACAGCAGGGCGCACTACGCTTAACGGTGAAGGTCTGCAGCATCAGGATGGTCACAGTCATATTCTTTCCAGCACGGTACCCAACTGTGTCAGCTACGATCCCACCTACAGTTATGAGCTAGCGGTGATTCTTCAAGATGGCCTCAGACGCATGTATGAGGATAACGAACGGGTGTTTTATTACCTGACGTTGATGAATGAAAACTACATTCATGGGGCCATGCCCGAGGGGGCCGAAGAAGGTATCCGCAAGGGCATGTATCTGTTGCGCGAAGGTAAAGCGAAGACCAAGAAAAGCCCTAAAGTGCAGCTGCTGGGAAGCGGTACGATTTTACGTGAAGTGGAAGCGGCGGCAGAACTGCTACGGGAAGATTTTGACGTTGCGGCTGATGTGTGGAGTGTGACCAGCTTTAACGAACTGCGCCGTGAAGGCCTGAAAATGGACCGCGATGAGATGCTCAACCCGGAAGAGGAGCGTCCGGCAAACTGGGTAGAAAAATGCCTGGATGGTCGTAGTGGTCCGGTGATTGCTTCAACGGATTACATGCGGGCCTATGCCGACCAGATTCGTCCCTGGGTGAACGCGCCCTACACGGTTCTAGGAACGGATGGATTCGGGCGCAGTGATTCGCGCCAGAAGTTGCGTCACTTCTTTGAAGTCGATCGTTACTTCGTGGTTCTGGCCGCTCTTAATGCCCTGCGCAAAGAGGGCAAAGTTGAGGTAGGGCTAGTAAAACAGGCCATCGAGAAATACGGCATTGACACGGATAAACCCTATCCGGTGATGCATTAA